A single region of the Lysinibacillus sp. B2A1 genome encodes:
- a CDS encoding SMI1/KNR4 family protein has product MILKGDRNMDMNSIVDILLRTHIAVEEEIQGCSEDEIKELEKEIGHSLPTLYRNFLLNVGHHAGLLFQGTDIFFGSIKELTQEANELLEENYKSFNLPEDAFVFSMHQGYGFNYFRFSEGKNPPVYQYIEGEGDSKLAWKSFSSFLLDEINATFEFIKVL; this is encoded by the coding sequence ATGATCCTGAAAGGTGATAGAAATATGGATATGAATAGTATTGTGGATATATTGCTTAGAACACACATAGCAGTTGAAGAGGAAATTCAAGGATGTAGTGAAGACGAAATTAAAGAACTAGAAAAGGAAATTGGACACAGTTTGCCTACTCTGTATCGCAATTTTTTGTTAAATGTGGGGCATCATGCAGGTTTGCTATTTCAGGGTACAGATATTTTCTTTGGAAGTATAAAAGAATTAACGCAAGAAGCGAACGAGTTACTAGAAGAAAACTATAAATCTTTCAATTTACCAGAGGATGCTTTTGTATTTTCTATGCATCAAGGCTATGGATTTAACTATTTTAGATTTAGTGAGGGTAAAAATCCTCCTGTATATCAATATATAGAAGGGGAGGGAGATTCCAAGTTAGCTTGGAAAAGTTTCAGCAGTTTTCTTTTAGATGAAATAAATGCGACTTTCGAATTTATCAAAGTTCTGTGA
- a CDS encoding carbon-nitrogen hydrolase: MKMGCIQLNVGFGKVDENFARAEEKIREAANRGAEIIVLPEMWNTGYALERLPELADEDGVRTKAFLASLAKKLSVHIVGGSVATKKGDKFYNTMYTFDKNGQLVGEYSKAHLFRLMDEHLYLEAGDEMNRFTLGDIEAAGVICYDIRFPEWLRAHALEGAKVLFVPAQWPTPRIDHWKTLLQARAIENQCFVIAVNRISKKVENFNGQSMIIQPWGEVLWVGADDEEVAVIDVDFSIVDEVRGRIPVYDDRRPGLYSGVTAKS, translated from the coding sequence ATGAAAATGGGCTGTATCCAATTGAATGTAGGCTTTGGCAAAGTTGATGAAAATTTTGCTCGAGCTGAGGAGAAGATTCGAGAAGCTGCAAATCGAGGTGCAGAAATTATTGTACTGCCAGAAATGTGGAATACAGGCTATGCACTTGAGCGTTTACCAGAGCTAGCGGATGAAGATGGGGTGCGTACGAAAGCTTTTTTAGCAAGTTTGGCGAAGAAACTTAGTGTACATATTGTGGGCGGCTCTGTTGCAACAAAAAAGGGCGATAAATTTTACAATACAATGTATACATTTGATAAAAATGGTCAGCTAGTAGGTGAATATAGCAAGGCACATCTCTTCCGTTTAATGGACGAGCATTTATATTTAGAGGCAGGCGATGAAATGAATCGCTTTACGCTCGGAGATATAGAGGCAGCAGGAGTAATTTGCTATGATATCCGCTTCCCTGAATGGCTTCGTGCCCACGCTTTAGAGGGAGCAAAGGTTTTATTTGTGCCAGCACAATGGCCAACACCTCGTATCGACCATTGGAAAACTTTGCTTCAAGCGCGTGCCATCGAGAATCAATGCTTTGTTATTGCGGTAAACCGTATTTCCAAAAAGGTAGAAAACTTCAATGGCCAGTCTATGATTATTCAGCCATGGGGAGAGGTTCTTTGGGTTGGCGCTGATGATGAAGAAGTGGCTGTTATTGACGTAGACTTTTCTATTGTTGATGAAGTCCGAGGCAGAATTCCAGTTTATGATGACCGAAGACCTGGATTATATAGTGGCGTAACTGCGAAAAGCTAA
- a CDS encoding PucR family transcriptional regulator, giving the protein MNQFKLKVKDVLENKNFKSAEVVAGEDGLLRIVKWAHVIEIVQIDNFLAGDELVLTTGISLQHSIEDFIFFVESLIHKNCAALCIEYGDYLQTIPEVIVSLANRYSFPIIVFHETVPFVRITQDLHSQILNQQYLMISTLETYSQTLNKNALLGQTTEDILKNMYNELKTQIVFSINSREPIFFPNAVPKKRQQLLAMKEIAPEFKHEPIFIFDQHYADLTLYRADGQFSEFELLILDRTATALAQLLMREFYIEEKKNMEDATILVDWIDQKLSKEEIYKFIVTHHSNYKISSGAVFILASPNTFPKVQEDIVYSKLYYRNLFEQHGFIPFLFERKSYIVFILLHTKDSKSSREFLNSLCSSLQRAEFYKKQISQGYQVAIGKVVSDVVEIPKSYQTALETLYICSKVQTTSYFYDDLHLYHLIYKLQMQVNLQEVIQDYLQPVIEYDQKYNSKLLETLQVYLQTNGSKQQTANQLFIVRQTLYHRLKKLESLLGENFMKGHNRITLEFMLLANSLIEDKN; this is encoded by the coding sequence ATGAATCAATTTAAATTAAAGGTGAAGGATGTATTAGAGAATAAGAATTTTAAAAGTGCCGAGGTAGTGGCTGGAGAGGATGGGTTATTACGAATTGTCAAATGGGCGCATGTCATCGAAATTGTTCAAATAGATAATTTTTTAGCTGGTGATGAATTGGTCTTGACAACAGGCATAAGCCTGCAACATAGCATAGAGGATTTTATCTTTTTTGTAGAGTCATTGATTCACAAAAATTGTGCTGCATTATGTATTGAGTATGGTGATTATCTACAAACCATCCCAGAAGTAATTGTGTCCCTTGCCAACCGTTATAGCTTCCCTATTATTGTATTTCATGAAACTGTTCCCTTCGTTCGCATTACCCAGGATTTACATAGCCAAATATTAAACCAACAATATTTAATGATTTCCACGTTGGAAACCTACTCTCAAACATTAAATAAAAATGCCCTACTAGGACAAACCACAGAGGACATTTTGAAAAATATGTATAATGAGTTAAAAACACAAATTGTATTTTCTATTAACAGCAGAGAGCCTATCTTTTTCCCAAACGCAGTGCCTAAAAAACGTCAGCAATTACTAGCAATGAAGGAAATAGCACCCGAATTTAAACATGAGCCTATCTTTATTTTTGATCAGCACTATGCTGATTTGACTCTGTATAGGGCTGATGGTCAATTTTCAGAATTCGAACTACTCATTTTAGATCGTACAGCTACAGCGTTAGCACAGCTTCTAATGCGAGAGTTTTATATAGAGGAAAAAAAGAATATGGAGGATGCCACTATTCTAGTGGATTGGATAGATCAAAAATTATCGAAAGAGGAAATATACAAATTTATTGTCACTCATCATTCTAACTACAAAATATCTAGTGGTGCTGTCTTTATTTTAGCATCCCCAAATACATTTCCTAAAGTGCAAGAGGATATTGTCTATAGTAAGTTATATTACCGAAATCTCTTTGAACAACATGGATTTATTCCCTTTTTATTCGAGAGAAAGAGCTATATTGTTTTTATTCTTCTTCATACCAAAGATAGTAAATCAAGTCGTGAATTCTTGAATTCATTATGCTCTTCACTTCAGAGGGCAGAGTTTTACAAAAAACAAATATCTCAAGGTTATCAAGTAGCCATTGGAAAAGTAGTTTCGGATGTTGTAGAAATTCCCAAAAGCTATCAAACCGCACTTGAGACATTATATATTTGCAGTAAAGTGCAAACAACTTCTTATTTTTATGATGATTTACATTTATATCACCTTATCTACAAGCTCCAGATGCAGGTGAATTTACAGGAAGTGATTCAAGATTATTTACAGCCTGTTATTGAATACGATCAAAAATATAATAGTAAGTTACTAGAAACGTTGCAGGTCTATTTACAAACGAATGGCTCCAAGCAGCAGACAGCCAATCAATTGTTTATTGTACGGCAGACACTCTATCATCGCTTAAAAAAACTAGAGAGTCTGTTAGGTGAAAATTTTATGAAGGGCCATAATCGAATTACACTTGAATTTATGCTACTTGCAAATTCTTTGATTGAGGATAAAAACTAA